GACCTGAGCTTCCCTGCGCCGCCGCCGTCGACGCCGGACTACTCTTTCGTCAAACGCCATTTGTCACCCAAGGTAGCTTCAGTCGACTGCGGGTGCCGAGCAGCAAGATCATGCAGAAGTCGATATTCAACCACTCCAGATGTTAGCTTTGAGTCAACTCAATTGCAGGTAATGGCCAAAGCTCATAATTCTAAGCTTCAATGGAGAACTTATGAAGCGTCGGTTTCTGGTAAGAGCAATGGGAAATACAAGGCCAATAGGAAGGAAAAGAAGAAGGCGAAAATGGCGACTGTTTCGTCAACTGACAGTGGATGCTTCAGTTTCAGTAGCGAATTAGGTGAGGAGACTgaaaccctaatttcaaattcGAGAAGCTTCTCTGATGATTCATCTTTTGAGTTGGATCAATCAATGGCTGATGACGAAGACTCTCCCATGGAAATCAAAATCAGGaacatgaagaagatgaagagattAAGGTCAAAGAAACACAAAGGATTGTCAACAGAGAATAAAAATCCACCATGGAGAGGTTCAATAGAATCGCCGAGGACGGCGGAAGAGAAGGTGGCGGAGAGCGTAGTGGTGGTGAAGAAATCGGAAGATCCATATGAAGACTTCAAGAGGTCGATGCTGGAGATGATAATGGAGAAACAGATGTTTGAAGCGAAAGATCTGGAGCAGCTTTTGCAGCGTTTTCTTTCACTGAATTCGAAGGAATATCATGGAATCATAGTGGAGGCTTTCACTGAGATTTGGGAAGCATTGTTCTGTGAGAAATAAGCCTAGCTCGCTCGCTtagtattaattaaattgaaGATGGTGAGGAGTGAAGAACTACTTTTTGTGCTCATAATATGAAACTAAGCAACATGCATTGAATAACATATGTTATGTTGTTTCATtcttctttgcttttcttttaaaatttttagggaTTATTTCATCAAATTCTTTTTCACTTACAAACCTCGATTCATGTTTAGGGTTTGTGGCTACTCCTCTcaacaatattatttttaatatttaaacttacattttttataaaagataaaatatatcTTACCATTACACCCATCCACttattaatctaatttaattattattaatttatatcaactTCAATACAATAACAAGTCATCGAATTAGCttaaaatacaaataaacttaaacttaaaTGTATACTAATAGAATCATGAACTATTTAATATATGATG
The sequence above is drawn from the Gossypium hirsutum isolate 1008001.06 chromosome A05, Gossypium_hirsutum_v2.1, whole genome shotgun sequence genome and encodes:
- the LOC107961228 gene encoding transcription repressor OFP7, whose translation is MAKRCFKLKFSCIIPYFQFCRSKKPSKLPETSVSFLSTVNPKASDVGYSDLSFPAPPPSTPDYSFVKRHLSPKVASVDCGCRAARSCRSRYSTTPDVSFESTQLQVMAKAHNSKLQWRTYEASVSGKSNGKYKANRKEKKKAKMATVSSTDSGCFSFSSELGEETETLISNSRSFSDDSSFELDQSMADDEDSPMEIKIRNMKKMKRLRSKKHKGLSTENKNPPWRGSIESPRTAEEKVAESVVVVKKSEDPYEDFKRSMLEMIMEKQMFEAKDLEQLLQRFLSLNSKEYHGIIVEAFTEIWEALFCEK